The Verrucomicrobium spinosum DSM 4136 = JCM 18804 genome includes a region encoding these proteins:
- a CDS encoding VWA domain-containing protein, translating to MRIPFMPEHQLASPWWLLLLLALPVLAWLRGRAGDAPAMSFPMTGLLAELGHPTRSRPRGFAFNLLHLAMVPAIIALARPQKVISYDELKSEGIGIVVAFDVSLSMRIRDFYIGNRQVDRMTAAKRVLVDFIKGRPNDRIGIVAFGGAPYNPCPPTLDHDWLLNNMDRIQTGIMEDGTAIGSGIAAAARRLDQLEVKSKVILLMTDGANNSGKLSPQDAARLAATLGIRIHAISIGTPGMHPIYMPNGPPINSGRQEFDPETLQEVANIGSGSFFRAEDLSTLERIFKTVDEMERTEIERRKIVETADVYFWFLLTAAVLGGVYLIWKQSAGHTAPSIA from the coding sequence ATGCGCATCCCCTTCATGCCTGAACATCAGCTTGCCAGTCCCTGGTGGCTGCTGTTGCTGCTGGCCCTGCCAGTTCTGGCCTGGCTGCGTGGTCGGGCGGGGGACGCGCCCGCCATGTCTTTCCCCATGACGGGGTTGTTGGCCGAGTTGGGGCACCCCACGCGAAGCCGCCCGCGGGGATTCGCGTTCAACCTTCTCCACCTGGCCATGGTCCCCGCCATCATAGCCCTCGCCCGGCCCCAGAAGGTGATCTCGTACGACGAATTGAAGTCGGAAGGCATCGGCATTGTCGTGGCGTTTGACGTGTCGCTGTCCATGCGGATCCGGGACTTCTACATCGGAAACCGCCAGGTGGACCGGATGACCGCCGCCAAGCGGGTGCTGGTGGACTTCATCAAGGGACGCCCGAACGATCGCATCGGCATTGTGGCGTTCGGTGGTGCCCCCTACAACCCCTGCCCGCCCACTCTGGATCATGACTGGCTGTTGAACAACATGGACCGGATTCAGACCGGCATCATGGAGGACGGCACAGCCATCGGGTCAGGCATCGCTGCCGCCGCCCGTCGTCTGGATCAGCTGGAGGTCAAGAGCAAGGTCATCCTCCTCATGACCGACGGGGCCAACAACAGCGGCAAGCTCAGCCCTCAAGACGCAGCGCGCCTGGCCGCCACCCTCGGCATTCGCATCCATGCCATCTCCATCGGCACGCCCGGCATGCATCCTATTTACATGCCAAACGGCCCCCCCATCAATTCGGGTCGCCAGGAGTTCGACCCCGAGACGTTGCAGGAGGTCGCCAACATCGGAAGCGGCAGCTTCTTCCGTGCGGAAGACCTCTCCACCCTGGAACGCATTTTCAAGACGGTTGATGAAATGGAACGTACGGAGATTGAGCGACGCAAAATTGTCGAAACTGCGGACGTCTATTTTTGGTTTCTTCTGACAGCGGCTGTACTGGGTGGAGTCTATCTCATCTGGAAGCAGTCGGCTGGTCACACTGCCCCGTCCATTGCCTGA